In a genomic window of Nostoc sp. UHCC 0870:
- a CDS encoding serine hydrolase domain-containing protein, translating to MLSKFFRTTILTSALLCTPAIAQAATLTTNSSQSISFRNTVNRDLGQQLQTALDQARGDIPGASVAIISPQGNWFGASGVADLATGRALQPSDRFQIGSITKTFVATTTLQLVEEDILNLDDKLTDRLPTSVTDWIPNANQITLRNLLNHTSGVADYTDVLFRWAAVNPGVFFNSWQPEELVSFIDGLGASFQPGESWQYSNTNYLLLGMVVEAATNNSIAEEIRDRILEPLALTNTFFAEEEAIPGGYVRGYWDFDQDGTLNDISVTNLSWTWASGAMVSNTSDLATFIQSLIGGELLEPDTLQQMLTTISPITSPNYTTYGLGIGTLESPNRFWYIDRGQTLGYRSNMWYSPLENITYIELINARSSRNLAGATLTTLRRYEPPAPVPEPGMILSVLLITVGMLTVRARPGV from the coding sequence ATGCTCTCAAAATTTTTTCGTACAACAATTCTGACTTCAGCCCTGTTATGTACTCCAGCGATCGCCCAAGCTGCAACCTTAACAACTAACTCAAGCCAGTCCATTAGCTTCAGAAATACTGTTAATAGAGACTTAGGACAACAGCTACAAACAGCCTTAGATCAAGCACGGGGAGACATCCCAGGCGCGTCTGTAGCAATTATCAGCCCGCAAGGAAATTGGTTTGGGGCTAGTGGAGTAGCAGACCTAGCCACAGGTAGAGCATTACAACCGAGCGATCGCTTCCAAATTGGTAGTATTACGAAAACATTTGTCGCCACGACTACATTACAGCTAGTAGAAGAAGACATCCTGAATTTAGACGATAAGCTAACAGACAGACTACCAACATCTGTCACTGATTGGATTCCCAACGCCAATCAGATTACACTACGCAACCTCTTGAACCATACAAGTGGTGTTGCTGATTATACAGATGTGTTGTTTAGATGGGCTGCCGTAAATCCAGGGGTATTTTTCAATTCTTGGCAACCAGAAGAATTAGTCAGCTTCATCGATGGTTTAGGAGCAAGTTTTCAACCGGGAGAGTCTTGGCAGTATTCCAACACCAATTATTTACTGTTAGGTATGGTCGTAGAAGCAGCGACAAATAATAGTATTGCTGAAGAAATCCGCGATCGCATTCTTGAACCCTTAGCCCTCACCAACACCTTCTTTGCCGAAGAAGAAGCTATCCCCGGCGGTTACGTCAGAGGTTATTGGGACTTCGACCAAGATGGCACACTCAATGATATTTCTGTCACTAATCTATCTTGGACTTGGGCTAGCGGCGCAATGGTTTCCAACACTAGCGACTTAGCCACCTTCATTCAGTCCCTCATCGGCGGAGAGTTACTAGAACCCGACACCCTCCAACAAATGCTCACCACCATCAGCCCCATCACCTCCCCAAACTATACTACCTATGGTTTAGGCATCGGCACGCTTGAATCCCCCAATCGCTTTTGGTACATCGATCGCGGACAAACCTTAGGTTATCGCTCCAATATGTGGTATTCACCATTGGAAAACATCACATATATCGAATTAATTAACGCCCGTTCCAGTCGTAACTTAGCCGGTGCAACACTCACCACCCTCAGACGCTATGAACCCCCCGCACCAGTCCCCGAACCAGGAATGATCCTTAGTGTGCTGTTAATAACAGTCGGTATGCTGACAGTTAGAGCAAGACCAGGGGTGTAA
- a CDS encoding COG4280 domain-containing protein — translation MNWSIFLAALGSTSIEFLEVVAIAYAIGSSGYVIEAIWGSIVGLIAVLFVAIALGTGLQFLPLQPLQILIGGLLLWFGWGWGKKSVRRLATGRRAGWIDDRVLEKEGIVLEQESTGFSKLNFLIMTKSVALEALEIFVIVITLGLATSAWYEAIAATGLALLLSLVLVVFLHPYLVKLPEVLIKLGAGIMLSAMGTFWLGEGMGLEFPFDEFSILILITLYSLTAGISVYWLKNQPVTSLDN, via the coding sequence ATGAATTGGAGTATTTTTTTGGCTGCACTCGGCAGTACAAGTATTGAATTTTTGGAAGTGGTGGCGATCGCCTATGCTATTGGTAGTTCTGGTTATGTCATAGAAGCTATTTGGGGTTCAATCGTCGGGTTAATAGCTGTCTTATTTGTAGCGATCGCTCTCGGCACTGGGTTACAATTCTTACCACTACAACCATTACAAATCTTGATTGGGGGGTTGTTGCTGTGGTTTGGTTGGGGATGGGGGAAGAAGTCTGTACGCAGGCTAGCAACGGGAAGGCGAGCCGGTTGGATTGATGATCGTGTATTAGAAAAAGAAGGTATTGTTTTAGAGCAGGAATCAACAGGATTTAGCAAACTCAATTTCTTGATTATGACCAAAAGCGTTGCGCTGGAAGCCTTGGAAATCTTTGTGATTGTCATCACGTTGGGTTTAGCAACGAGTGCATGGTATGAAGCGATCGCGGCTACAGGGTTAGCTTTGTTATTATCATTAGTATTGGTAGTTTTCTTACATCCATATTTGGTGAAATTGCCAGAAGTGTTAATCAAACTGGGTGCAGGAATTATGCTCAGTGCGATGGGGACTTTCTGGTTAGGGGAAGGTATGGGGTTAGAATTCCCCTTTGATGAGTTTTCAATTTTGATTTTAATTACTTTATATAGTCTAACCGCCGGAATTTCTGTTTATTGGCTTAAAAATCAACCTGTAACAAGTTTAGATAATTAG
- a CDS encoding DUF3102 domain-containing protein, with protein sequence MINSKRQHPKENILTSFDYGILTPEQRSLVEQRTSEIREQLRRTAQDIWEIGQSLAEVRAQLKHGQFDTWLKAEFGWSRRTAYNFINVYETFGNRANLAQIDIATSALYLLAAPSTPQNLREQYIEEAKAGKRITHKELVQTIKHQQEKLPEQPELPVTTTSEVIAIIPKSIDKSNSDDVNNSIVEVPIAAPQIPETTPSTNRQWLRLGKQHLIFHGDTASPEFFTNIPPIALAVGVTEDDWDHEWLIEEAKTVIVLQASDLQTNTLEQLITMFSHPGDLVVFPWLPQADMIAIAHRLQRRVIAGDPSLELCQQAVIASGLSVEHI encoded by the coding sequence ATGATTAACTCAAAGCGTCAGCATCCGAAAGAGAATATTTTGACTAGTTTTGATTATGGCATTCTCACTCCAGAGCAGCGATCGCTAGTTGAGCAACGCACCAGCGAAATTAGAGAACAGTTACGCCGGACAGCCCAAGATATTTGGGAGATTGGACAAAGTTTGGCAGAAGTACGCGCTCAACTTAAGCATGGCCAGTTTGATACCTGGTTGAAAGCTGAATTTGGTTGGAGTCGCCGTACGGCTTATAATTTCATTAATGTCTACGAAACCTTTGGGAATCGTGCAAATCTTGCACAAATTGACATTGCTACCTCGGCTCTTTATCTCCTGGCTGCACCTTCGACACCTCAGAATCTGCGGGAACAGTACATAGAAGAAGCTAAAGCAGGTAAACGCATCACCCATAAAGAATTAGTCCAAACTATTAAACATCAACAAGAAAAACTTCCAGAACAACCAGAATTACCTGTAACTACCACATCAGAAGTCATCGCTATCATACCTAAATCTATAGATAAAAGCAATTCTGATGATGTTAATAACTCTATAGTTGAAGTGCCGATCGCTGCGCCACAGATACCAGAAACAACTCCCTCAACAAATCGCCAATGGTTACGTTTAGGTAAACAGCATTTGATATTTCATGGTGACACAGCCTCACCAGAGTTTTTTACTAACATCCCTCCCATCGCTTTAGCAGTGGGTGTGACAGAAGATGATTGGGATCATGAGTGGCTAATTGAGGAAGCAAAAACAGTAATTGTTCTCCAAGCATCTGATTTGCAAACAAATACTTTAGAGCAACTAATTACCATGTTTTCTCACCCAGGGGACTTGGTAGTATTTCCCTGGTTGCCACAAGCAGATATGATTGCGATCGCTCATCGTTTGCAGCGACGGGTAATAGCCGGTGATCCGTCTTTAGAATTGTGTCAGCAAGCCGTCATTGCTTCAGGGTTGAGTGTGGAACACATTTAA
- a CDS encoding thioesterase II family protein produces the protein MKHTKINNPWLIFPQPNPQAKLRLFCFPYAGGGAGIFRQWYKELNPKMEVCAVQLPGRENRLSEPPFNRLQPLINTLSQEILPTLNQPFAFFGHSMGGLICFELARYLRKLYGLTPVHLFVSGASAPHITDTKPPIHNLPPSDFIQELRRFNGTPTVVLENSELIELMSPTLRADFAVLETYVYPKAAPLSCGITAFGGLADTEVNQTELAAWQEHTTGNFSLKMLPGNHFFIHEHRRQLLDLLSQHITLYI, from the coding sequence GTGAAGCATACCAAAATTAACAATCCTTGGCTCATTTTTCCTCAACCAAATCCCCAAGCCAAACTACGTTTATTTTGCTTCCCCTATGCAGGAGGTGGAGCAGGAATTTTTCGGCAATGGTACAAAGAATTAAACCCCAAAATGGAAGTTTGTGCAGTCCAATTACCAGGAAGAGAAAATAGGTTATCAGAGCCACCTTTTAATCGTCTTCAACCTTTAATAAATACACTCAGCCAAGAAATTTTACCAACCTTAAATCAGCCCTTTGCTTTCTTTGGTCATAGTATGGGTGGTTTAATATGTTTTGAATTGGCGCGTTATTTAAGAAAACTTTATGGTTTAACACCAGTACATTTATTTGTTTCTGGTGCAAGTGCGCCCCATATTACCGATACAAAACCACCAATTCATAATTTACCACCATCAGATTTTATCCAGGAGTTACGGCGATTTAATGGCACACCAACAGTAGTATTAGAAAATAGCGAATTAATTGAATTAATGTCACCAACCTTAAGGGCAGACTTCGCTGTTTTAGAAACTTATGTTTATCCAAAAGCTGCACCGTTATCCTGTGGAATTACAGCCTTTGGAGGGCTTGCAGATACGGAAGTGAATCAAACAGAACTAGCAGCATGGCAAGAACATACAACTGGTAATTTTTCTTTAAAAATGCTACCAGGAAATCATTTCTTTATTCATGAACATCGCCGACAGTTATTAGATTTACTGTCACAACACATAACTTTGTATATCTGA
- a CDS encoding VOC family protein, with protein sequence MKTSLLPSVNSSLLEVDHIFICVETAPDLEFFAKQGITVAKTPVKQPDRGTASHIIFFDNFYLELIWVEDEVAAEIYAVRTGIDFLARCLRQNKPKHFYDPKISPFGIALRQQSQTKRSLDEYEFSYSPPGRSELLLSFSSENLVTPTEPLCFVIPDAIALPRLKRNFPNLQHQWMSHALGLKKMTGIEISAACGNTLTQPLALLSQDGVVQIDSGCPSIQMTFDNRVQRGVIDARKIDIPLVLKF encoded by the coding sequence ATGAAAACTTCATTGCTACCGTCGGTAAATAGTTCCTTGTTAGAAGTTGACCATATTTTTATCTGTGTTGAGACAGCACCAGACCTAGAATTCTTTGCTAAACAGGGAATAACAGTTGCTAAAACTCCTGTCAAACAACCGGATAGAGGTACAGCCTCGCATATTATTTTTTTTGATAATTTTTATCTAGAACTTATCTGGGTTGAAGATGAAGTAGCTGCGGAAATTTATGCCGTCCGCACAGGTATAGATTTTTTAGCGCGATGCTTACGACAGAATAAACCCAAGCACTTTTATGATCCGAAAATTTCTCCCTTTGGGATTGCTCTACGTCAACAATCTCAGACAAAACGTTCCCTCGACGAGTATGAATTTAGCTATTCACCACCGGGACGATCAGAATTATTATTAAGTTTTTCCAGTGAAAATTTAGTAACTCCAACAGAACCTCTATGTTTTGTCATTCCTGATGCGATCGCTTTACCCAGACTCAAAAGAAACTTTCCTAACTTGCAACATCAGTGGATGTCTCATGCTTTGGGGTTGAAAAAGATGACAGGGATTGAGATTAGTGCTGCTTGTGGGAATACTTTAACTCAACCTCTAGCACTGTTATCCCAAGATGGAGTAGTACAAATTGACTCTGGTTGTCCATCTATCCAGATGACATTTGATAATCGGGTGCAAAGAGGTGTGATAGATGCGCGAAAAATAGATATTCCTCTAGTGTTAAAGTTTTAG
- a CDS encoding MFS transporter, whose protein sequence is MRTFLIIWLGQIVSTIGSFMTVFALTIWVWDKTGSATALALVGFFAQLPKVLITTFAGIAVDRFNRRLLMILAEVVAVLCTLAIAILYLNQQLQVWHLYIIVMLYGGFGQLQVLAYSASISLLVPKEQFTRAESLGSAVNYSAAIFSPALAGFIYPRLGLQAIFWIDLTTFAAAFITLLIVKIPQPTVNKSHSENTESLWEKLTFGFRYIWANPSLTAMAIAFTLFAIPNDISKVLYSPMILARTGGDSQILGTVTTAAGIGGVIGALTLGVWGGFHRRIHGMLIGFIGHGIFRTLIGLGQTVPVWMGAHFLSSTLIPLFYSSSNAIWYATIPPGLQGRVLAADQLIGVTVAAITPLIAGFLADRVFEPAMRPTGILAPIFGNIFGTGTGAGITLLFVSMTFCTVLVGIFGYSWRTLRKVEDLIPDHKLPEGSGVGD, encoded by the coding sequence ATGCGAACTTTTTTGATCATCTGGCTAGGACAGATAGTATCTACCATCGGCAGTTTTATGACAGTTTTTGCCCTCACAATTTGGGTATGGGACAAAACTGGTTCGGCGACAGCTTTGGCATTAGTGGGCTTCTTCGCCCAATTACCAAAAGTCCTGATTACCACCTTTGCCGGTATTGCGGTAGATAGGTTTAATCGTCGCTTGCTGATGATTTTAGCGGAAGTTGTCGCCGTTTTATGTACCCTAGCGATCGCCATCCTCTATCTAAACCAACAATTACAGGTGTGGCATTTATATATAATTGTCATGCTTTACGGTGGCTTTGGGCAATTACAAGTTCTCGCCTATTCTGCCTCTATTTCCTTATTAGTTCCCAAAGAACAATTTACCCGTGCAGAAAGCTTAGGTTCTGCGGTTAACTACAGTGCAGCCATATTTTCTCCCGCTTTAGCCGGGTTTATCTATCCCCGTCTGGGGTTGCAGGCTATCTTCTGGATTGACTTAACAACTTTTGCAGCTGCCTTCATCACCTTACTAATCGTCAAAATTCCCCAGCCTACCGTCAATAAATCTCACAGTGAAAACACTGAGAGTTTATGGGAAAAATTAACATTTGGGTTTCGTTATATCTGGGCTAATCCATCTTTAACAGCAATGGCGATCGCTTTCACATTATTTGCCATTCCCAACGATATCAGTAAAGTCCTCTACAGCCCCATGATTCTAGCCCGTACAGGTGGAGACTCGCAAATTCTCGGCACTGTCACCACGGCTGCGGGTATTGGTGGTGTCATCGGGGCATTAACCCTGGGTGTTTGGGGCGGTTTCCATCGCCGCATACACGGAATGTTAATCGGTTTCATCGGACACGGTATTTTTAGAACCCTGATCGGACTTGGGCAAACAGTACCAGTCTGGATGGGAGCGCATTTTCTTTCATCTACACTCATTCCCTTGTTTTACAGTTCTAGTAACGCCATTTGGTATGCCACAATTCCCCCAGGCTTACAAGGACGAGTCCTAGCCGCAGATCAACTTATAGGCGTAACTGTAGCCGCTATTACTCCCTTAATTGCTGGCTTTCTGGCAGATCGAGTATTTGAACCAGCCATGCGTCCCACAGGGATTTTAGCCCCGATTTTCGGCAATATCTTTGGGACTGGGACTGGTGCAGGGATTACTTTACTATTTGTCAGTATGACTTTCTGCACAGTCTTGGTAGGGATTTTCGGGTATAGCTGGCGCACCTTAAGAAAAGTAGAAGATTTAATTCCAGATCACAAGCTTCCTGAAGGTTCTGGGGTTGGTGATTAG
- a CDS encoding sucrase ferredoxin → MRDLNNDCRYCSVVSKANRENPIGTAGTVDEWLLVEVPQPWKTHLWEEKPEFKALLQVVERLASQPIRYFKTRLLAIAPDKTHTNPELVRVFHYKRPAKIFAQYTKREYLLPLTQVAPLAKALLFKSRQLIRFQQYQQPTEHIREILICTHANYDRACGRFGYPLYQQLRKQYATENLRVWQTNHFGGHQFAPTLIDFPNGQIWGHLEIDVLDCLIYRQGDVSQLRPFYRGWTGLSKFEQIAEREIWMQVGWDWLNYEKTGRILVQEEGGMKRKLLKSIFKRLPCPKFNLLVERWNEQATWVKLEISYTSKDGNNWGTYSAIVKQTGTVTTKLKSGDDAPLASVNQYSVEELRN, encoded by the coding sequence ATGAGAGACTTAAATAATGATTGTCGTTACTGTTCCGTAGTTTCTAAAGCGAACCGTGAAAACCCCATTGGGACAGCAGGTACAGTAGATGAATGGTTGCTGGTGGAAGTCCCCCAACCTTGGAAAACCCATCTTTGGGAAGAAAAACCCGAATTTAAAGCACTGCTGCAAGTTGTTGAGAGGTTAGCATCCCAGCCTATACGATACTTTAAAACTAGACTACTAGCGATCGCTCCTGATAAAACCCACACTAACCCAGAACTCGTCCGCGTCTTTCACTACAAGCGTCCCGCCAAGATATTTGCTCAATACACCAAACGAGAATATTTACTTCCCCTGACTCAAGTTGCACCTCTTGCAAAAGCTTTATTATTCAAATCCCGTCAACTCATCCGCTTTCAGCAGTACCAGCAACCCACAGAACACATTCGAGAAATTCTTATCTGTACCCATGCGAACTATGACCGAGCCTGTGGACGTTTTGGTTATCCTCTTTACCAACAGCTACGCAAGCAATATGCTACAGAAAATTTGCGCGTGTGGCAAACTAACCATTTTGGCGGACATCAATTTGCACCAACATTAATTGATTTTCCCAATGGACAAATTTGGGGACATTTGGAGATTGATGTTTTAGATTGTTTAATTTATCGCCAGGGTGATGTTTCTCAATTACGTCCTTTCTATCGCGGTTGGACAGGGTTGAGTAAATTTGAACAAATAGCAGAACGGGAAATTTGGATGCAGGTGGGTTGGGACTGGTTGAACTATGAGAAAACTGGACGCATCCTAGTACAAGAGGAAGGGGGGATGAAAAGAAAGCTTCTGAAAAGCATCTTTAAGCGTCTTCCCTGTCCCAAATTCAACCTTTTAGTGGAACGCTGGAACGAGCAAGCAACCTGGGTGAAATTGGAAATTAGCTATACCAGTAAAGATGGTAACAATTGGGGTACATACTCAGCCATCGTCAAACAAACCGGAACAGTCACCACAAAACTCAAATCCGGTGATGATGCACCCTTGGCGAGTGTGAATCAGTATAGTGTTGAAGAGTTGAGAAACTAA
- a CDS encoding ABC transporter ATP-binding protein/permease, producing MSLGNPQIWQQFWQIIQPYWLYRWRGDAIAQLIMLVILSLGSSYFIIFEILQRGELTSSLAAQNFNRFYQTFWFFSGVVIINVIFISLKNYIQAQISLDWRKWLTSDYFQQYFAKQSFYQLQVNAEIDNPDQRLAEDIKNVTQRLVALFVIFLDSLVQLIGFIGVLWLISPFLMYSLVTYAVVGTLVTTLVFGKVLVGINLEQIKREADFRYGLVRVRENAEAIAFYNGQTQESQQLKQRFSQVFANFRRLINWQFRLNVFQNGYQFLTFILPFLILAPRIFSRELEIGAVTQSQAAFERVGLALGLIITQFNQISALVAGVERLTEISNSMEREPQGEIQLVENTEINIKNLTLEIPQKANLIQDLSLTVKPGESLIIVGESGVGKTSLLRAIAGLWLHGEGIIERPANDSLLFLPQRPYITWGSLRQQLTYPQTATNIPPEILLKTLQQVHLPDLTQLHGGLDTVIDWSRVLSLGEQQRLAFARLLLIQPKYAILDESTSALDEETEASLYQQLQQTSVTYISVGHRSTLLNYHQLVLELSQKQQWQLLSTANYNLSSNPPRPSA from the coding sequence ATGAGTTTGGGGAATCCTCAAATCTGGCAGCAATTTTGGCAAATTATTCAACCATACTGGTTATATCGTTGGCGAGGAGATGCGATCGCCCAATTAATCATGCTGGTGATTTTATCGTTGGGAAGTAGTTATTTCATCATTTTTGAGATTCTCCAACGCGGGGAACTGACTTCTTCCTTAGCCGCACAGAATTTTAATCGGTTCTATCAGACCTTTTGGTTTTTTAGCGGCGTTGTTATTATTAACGTTATATTTATCTCTCTCAAAAACTATATCCAAGCCCAAATCAGCCTTGATTGGCGAAAATGGCTAACATCTGACTATTTCCAGCAATATTTTGCCAAACAATCCTTTTATCAATTACAGGTTAACGCTGAGATTGATAATCCAGATCAACGTTTGGCGGAAGATATCAAAAATGTCACCCAAAGATTAGTAGCACTATTTGTAATTTTTCTTGATTCTTTAGTACAGCTAATAGGTTTTATTGGTGTACTGTGGCTGATTTCTCCCTTCCTGATGTACTCCTTGGTGACTTACGCTGTAGTCGGTACACTGGTGACAACGCTGGTGTTTGGGAAAGTTTTAGTCGGAATTAACTTAGAGCAAATCAAGCGGGAAGCGGATTTTCGCTATGGTTTAGTCAGAGTCAGAGAAAATGCCGAAGCGATCGCATTTTACAATGGACAAACCCAGGAATCACAACAACTCAAACAGAGATTTAGTCAAGTATTCGCCAATTTTAGACGTTTAATTAACTGGCAATTTCGGCTCAATGTCTTTCAAAACGGTTATCAGTTTCTCACCTTCATCTTACCTTTTTTGATTTTAGCCCCCCGAATTTTCTCCCGCGAATTAGAAATAGGTGCAGTCACCCAATCCCAAGCCGCCTTTGAGCGAGTAGGGTTAGCACTGGGATTAATTATTACTCAATTTAATCAAATCAGTGCCTTAGTTGCAGGAGTTGAGCGACTCACAGAAATCTCTAATAGTATGGAAAGAGAGCCACAAGGAGAAATCCAGCTTGTGGAAAATACAGAGATTAATATCAAAAATTTAACACTAGAGATTCCCCAAAAAGCCAACTTAATTCAAGATTTATCTTTAACAGTCAAACCAGGAGAATCATTAATCATTGTCGGAGAGAGTGGAGTAGGGAAGACATCATTATTGCGAGCGATCGCAGGACTATGGTTACATGGAGAAGGCATAATTGAGCGTCCAGCGAATGATAGTTTGTTATTTCTCCCCCAACGTCCCTATATAACCTGGGGAAGCTTACGACAGCAACTAACCTATCCCCAAACAGCAACTAACATTCCCCCCGAAATCCTCCTCAAAACCCTTCAACAAGTACACCTACCGGACTTAACCCAACTCCACGGAGGCTTAGACACAGTAATTGATTGGTCAAGAGTATTATCATTAGGAGAACAACAAAGACTAGCCTTCGCCAGATTGCTCCTAATTCAACCAAAATACGCCATTCTCGATGAATCCACCAGTGCGCTAGATGAAGAAACAGAAGCCAGCTTATATCAACAACTGCAACAAACATCAGTCACCTATATCAGCGTTGGACACCGCAGCACATTATTAAACTATCATCAACTAGTTTTAGAACTATCACAAAAACAACAGTGGCAATTATTATCTACAGCAAATTATAATCTCTCCTCAAACCCTCCGCGCCCCTCCGCGTAA
- a CDS encoding sterol desaturase family protein, producing the protein MEWMDAVFSFLEYVLKGMLMYGVFIVIERVRPVEPNQPFRHIIFNLKWYVVYILLASVINALGLATLVELTRSWLGGAYLNFPAPRNWIETVIGVILYFLIVDFFYYWFHRLQHTNSFLWGQHKFHHSEVSLNVTSTRRVHWLEEPLVIFFILLPMNLFFNIEPIQAGLLVFMEILWLQFIHMNLRLGFGIFSPIIVSPQYHRIHHSFQPQHINKNYAVFFPVWDIVFGSYCHPQPGEFPATGLTTKETYNHLWEASILPFREWFKLIKIKRSFRVR; encoded by the coding sequence ATGGAATGGATGGATGCTGTCTTCAGCTTTTTGGAATATGTGCTGAAGGGAATGCTAATGTATGGCGTGTTTATTGTAATAGAAAGAGTGCGTCCAGTAGAACCAAATCAACCATTTCGCCATATTATTTTTAACTTAAAATGGTATGTTGTCTATATTTTGTTGGCATCTGTAATAAATGCCCTGGGTTTAGCTACACTAGTAGAATTAACACGTAGTTGGTTAGGTGGAGCTTATCTAAATTTCCCCGCACCTCGCAACTGGATAGAAACAGTTATCGGAGTAATTCTTTACTTTTTAATTGTTGACTTTTTCTATTATTGGTTTCACAGATTACAACATACAAATTCATTTTTATGGGGACAACATAAGTTTCATCATAGTGAAGTTTCCTTAAATGTCACCAGCACTAGACGAGTACATTGGCTAGAAGAACCGTTAGTAATCTTCTTTATACTCCTGCCGATGAATTTATTCTTCAATATTGAACCTATACAAGCTGGGTTACTAGTCTTCATGGAAATTTTATGGCTGCAATTTATTCACATGAATTTACGTTTAGGATTCGGTATTTTCTCACCAATAATTGTTAGTCCACAATACCACAGAATTCATCACTCATTTCAACCCCAACACATTAATAAAAACTATGCCGTATTCTTCCCAGTTTGGGACATAGTTTTTGGCTCTTATTGTCATCCCCAACCAGGTGAGTTTCCAGCTACCGGACTGACAACAAAAGAAACATATAATCATCTGTGGGAAGCGTCTATTTTACCTTTTCGCGAGTGGTTTAAATTAATCAAAATCAAACGCAGTTTTAGGGTGCGCTAA